The genomic stretch ATCTCCCGCAGCGACTTCGCCTCACCCGACTCCAGCATGGCCAGCCACCGATGCCCGCGCGTAAGCGCACCCCTCGATTAGGAGGCGCACGATGCTCCGTTGCTTGGCTGGCGAGAGCTGATCCCAAATCCGGTCGAACCGAGTCGAGAATGTCACCCGTAACCGAACACGCAGGCGCATGCGGGCCTGTCCGACCGGATGCGCCGCCACGCTAATCTAATAAGATGCTGTCTTTGGCAACTCGATCAATGGCTATCTAAGCGAACCGGGAACAAAGTTTCCGTGGGGCATGTGCCAGCCCGCCTCTTGTTTCGAGACCGCCTTGACGACCTCGTCCGTGGACGCGTCGATCTTGACGAGATGGCCCGAGCCCCAGCTCTGCGCGTACACATATTTCCCGTCCATCGTGGAATAGAGCTCGTGGGTCATCTTGTAATCCTCGGGCAGCTCTTTGCCCGGTTTGAGCCGCTTGAGGAACTTAGGTGATGTGCGATCGCTGATATCCCAAATGGAGACGTAGCCATCGTTGTCGAGCCTGTCGTCCATGCTGTCCTCCTCCCCCACGTACAGCTTGTTGCCAACCACGATGACGTCCGAGGCCGGTTTATAGATGCCGGACGCGTTGGCATTCTCGGCCGGGCCGATGATCATGGTGGCTTTGCCATCATGCGCATCGATCAGCCAGACGCTTGGGCCGATGACCTTAAACCCGGCGGGGGTCAAGGAGGTGTTCCCAATCTGCTGCGTGGAGGTGATGGCATAGCGATTGTCAAGCCAATAGACGAAGTGGCTGAAGGCCGCGTACTCCTTGTTCTTCTCGCTCACGGTCAAGGGGATGGCCTTCTCGGGCTTGAGAAAGCCCGACTGCTTGTCCACCGCGTAGAGGGTCACGTCATTGAGGTCGAAGTAGAAGCCCGTGGAGATCGCCAGGTCTCCGGCCTGATTGAAAAAGACCCCATGCAATTGCCGGGTGCGGGTGCCGTGCTGGATCGGATCGACCGCAGCGAGCTTATCTTTCGCCACGTCGATGACGCGGATCTTGTTATCGGTCCACTGGGTGAAGTAGGCGAACTTGCCGTTCGGATGGAGCGTGGGTCCATGGAGCTGATGGTTGCTGGGCTTCCACAGTGCGGTGACCGGCTGACTCGGGTCGATCTGCGTCGGCACCAGCATGGAGGGCTTGGACCCCGGCTCTTCCAGGCGCATGACGTTCGTGATCTTCACGTCCGCAGTGTTGGCATCCCAGTCGACCTTGTGGATACGCAGGGCCAAGATCGTCAGCGGGTCCTTATCGGAGCTCATCACGCTCAGGTACCCTTTGCCACCGTCCGCGGTGATGATGGTATGCAGCGGCATCCCCCCAGGCCACTTCGGGTCCTTGGTCAGATCGAGCCGGATGCGCTGATCGCTCCCTAGGTTGATGAGGTAGAGGTCTGGCTTCATCATATCAGTGCCGATCATGAAATTCGGGTCATCTTGCGGCGCGGCCGTCGCGCTGACGAGCACCGTAAGCGACAGAATTGAGGTTAGTACGATCTTGAGTAGGTATCGCATAGGGAACTCCTTCTTGTTCGAGCTTTTGTCAAAGGGACAGCGCCTTCTTTTTGCACGCCGTTTAATGCGTCTCCCCGCGGGGACATTAGCCTGCTCGCCGGATCAAGCTACAACAAACCACGGTAACGCTACGACCTCGTCATAGCGCATCCCAGTACATACACGATAGGCCATCACGATGGCAGGCTTATGCTAAGAGATATGTAGCCAATGGCTAGAGTAGCATCGCTCTCCGCCGCGGCTGCTCCTCCCACAGCGCCGGCGGGTCTACCGCCAGGTCGAACAGCGTCACGTCCGCCGGCAGTGTCTCGTCGAGTATCGCCGCCACGATCTCCGGGGCGAGCGCAGTCAGGTTGACCATACGGCTCACGTAGCTGGTGTCTACGGACTCCCGTTTCGCTATCTCCTTCAGCGCCTTGACGTTACCAGATTCTAGCATCGCAAGCCAGCGATGCCCACGGGCCAGCGCTAGCTGGAGCGGGGTTGGCTCGCCATCCCACGGCCGGGGCGTCGCGGTCCCGTCGCCCGGGAGGTCAGGAGTTTCCGCCCGCTGCGCCGTTTGATCTCGATGGGAACCGAGATGGGCAGGCGTCCGTCGCTCGCGAGGATCACTTGGGGCTCGCCGGTCTTATTGATGCGGGTCATACTCATGCCGCCACCTCCTCCGGCATGGCCGGGATGCTGGAGACGATGGGCTGGGTCTTGTTCGACCGCACCACCGCCACGTGGCTACGGTTGGGGAGCGTAAGGATCGCAAATGTGAAATGGTTCTTTGCTCAGCGAACGAGGTTCGTCCAGGCACACAGAAGCCTCCTCCACGGGGAGCGATACACGGTCGCGATTGCTTTCGCGATATTCTCACCAAATTTTCTGGCTTCGGAGGATTGCTCGATATGAATGCCCTGTGCCGCAAGCCGGTTAATAAGGTTTTCCGGACTTGCCCCCTGGAATTTCGGATTGTCGTCTTTCGTGGCAATCCTAATTTGCATAGGAAATTTGCGGCTTCGAGGGCGTCCCTGATTGCCCTCTTGAGGTTTTCCGATGCTCCTCCGCCGATGTAAAGATCGGCGTCACCGGGCCGTTTTGAAAAGCCGTGGCAAGCGACACCATAGCAGAACGTCCGAATGGCAATGGTTTGTAACAGTGGGAAGCTCGCTGGATGTAAATCGGTGGATGTGATGTGCCAGCGGTCAAACGCTCCCTTGAGTTTGTCACCGTATCCTTTGCACGTCCACATGGTTGCAGGATAGGCGTTTGAGACCAGCTTTAGTCTGAGGCGCTTCGCCTCGTCATCCGTGTGTGGTTCAATTGCACCGCCATGCGGTGCGATGGCGATGAAGTAAGCTTGCGTTCGGACGTCTATTGCGACCTCAAAGAATCTGACTCCGTCAGGCGGTGGCGCGGTATCGACCACCGTGGCCTGGACCACGGCTTTCATCTCATCAGGCGTGCCCAATCGCTCCCGGCCCGCTTGGCCGGTGCGAACGACGTTGGCCCGACTGGGATTGCTCAAGTCTCTCTGTGGATTGGCCACGCTGACGGTGTAGAGTGCAACGAAACGAGGATTGTCGTCTCGTTTGATTCTAACCTGGTGACCTACAGCGCGGCCGATCGACTCTAGCATCGCGGGGTCAGCCGAGCACCGTTCCGGGTCGTTCTTCAGCGCGTCTTGCTCGGGCAGGTCAAGTTTCAAGATTTGTGCTTCGTATTCGGTCGGCATGGTGGAAATTAGCCCTGTGTTTGCGGTTGCCATGCTTGGCGCGGGTTAGAGGGGTTGTAGCGATTGTCCAGCGCATCCTCTATAATTCGCACGCTGTAGTGCTCTTCCATCCAAAGATGTTTGCGGTGTAGCTCACGATCTTCATGGCCGTGCTCTTTACCAGCCCGCGGTACCCGGTGTTGAGGTGCGGGCGCGGGGCGGTGTCAGTTGCCGGGGCCGACACCCGTACCGAGGGTGGCATAGGCGCCAGCGCCGCAGGGCCGCGGTCGGCGCAATGGGACCACCGCCCCGGGGGGCCGGAGCCGTGGTTCCGGTCGGCGGGAAGGGACTTCCGACGCGCGCCGCGATGGCCTCGCGAGTATGGTGTGCCATGACGCGTGGCTCCATGCCCAAGGCCATCCCGATCTCGAGCGCCGGTCCCGGGCTCATGACCAGAGACCGCTCGATCAGGTTCTCGAGCTCCCGCACGTTTCCCGGATAGTCGTACGCACGCAGGGCCCGCATCGCCTCCGGCGCGATGCCGTCGATCAGCGGATTGAGCCGCTCGCGATGCTTTTCGAGGAAGTGCCGGGCGAGGGCGGGGATATCCTCGCGCCGGGCGCGCAAGGGCGGGATCAGGATCGGGACGACATTCAACCGGTAGTAGAGGTCCGCCCGGAAGCGACCCGCTTCGACCTCCGCCGCCAGGTTCTTGTTGGTGGCCGAGATGACCCGCACGTCCACGCGGCCCCCATCGACGGCCTCGAAAAGCCCCTGGCGGTCCTGAACGGCCCCCGAGAAGGCCCCGCGACGGTAGCCGAACAGCTCGCTCTCGCACAGGGCCTCGGGCAGAGCTCCGCAGTTCTGCGCGAGGAAGGGCCGCGCGCGTCGCGGGCTGTCCCTATGGAGGACGTGCGCCAGCATCGACTTGCCCGTCCCGGTCTCGCCCATGAGCAGTACGGTGGCCGGGCGGCACGCGACCTTTCCGACGAGATCCAGGACGGCACCCATCTCGGGGCTGCCCCAGATCATCTCGGGGGCGCCGTCGGCCCCACCCGCCACGGTGGCATGACGGCAGGCGATCTCTTCGTTAACGCTCAGGATGTCTCTGGCAAGGTTGTCCATCGTTCCTCCATCGCCGC from Pseudomonadota bacterium encodes the following:
- a CDS encoding sigma 54-interacting transcriptional regulator → MDNLARDILSVNEEIACRHATVAGGADGAPEMIWGSPEMGAVLDLVGKVACRPATVLLMGETGTGKSMLAHVLHRDSPRRARPFLAQNCGALPEALCESELFGYRRGAFSGAVQDRQGLFEAVDGGRVDVRVISATNKNLAAEVEAGRFRADLYYRLNVVPILIPPLRARREDIPALARHFLEKHRERLNPLIDGIAPEAMRALRAYDYPGNVRELENLIERSLVMSPGPALEIGMALGMEPRVMAHHTREAIAARVGSPFPPTGTTAPAPRGGGPIAPTAALRRWRLCHPRYGCRPRQLTPPRARTSTPGTAGW